CTCGCACGGAGGTGCACCTCGCACTTCGCAGACATTACCATCTGCATTGAATTAACCTCACTGATAAGCAGCTTCTCTGGAGACAAGCGCAGGCATCGGTAGCTGCTATTTACATGCATAGCGAGACTCTCAGAGCCAAGTCCAACAGTGGAGATAATATGACCGATTGGGAAGCAACGACTCGAGTCCCATGTGGCAGAGTCAACGAACTCCATGCACTTTTCCCTGCCAAGCGGCATGACTGAGAAAGACGTCGCTATGGATCCCGCACACTGGCCATAGATCAAGCTGACATCTTCCACTGCGgatcctcctcctcctcatAGCCAGCCTCGACCTTCAGCACCAACGGAGCAAGTAAGTGCCCAGCAAGCCGGAGACAACACTGGCTCCAACAATTCTTGACCCCGGACCAAACCACCAAGCACAGCTTGCTGGCTTCTCCAGATCTACCAAAGCCAGCATCGCAAACAGCGATATACCGGCACCGCCGCACCCGAGCATGAAAAATGCCCAACCCAGGTCGGCAAGTAGTCCTGTGGCTGCGAGAAGGACAGTCTGTACGCTCGCTAAGATCCCCAAGCCCAGCTTGGTATGACTGCCAAGCCGTACAGCCAACGACTTGACTCCAGCCTTGATGTCGTCCTTGATGTCCTGATGAGCATACACGGTATCGAAGACAATGGTCCACAACGTGTTTGCTCCATAGAGACACATTGCACTATATGCCTTGGGTGTAAACAAGGTCTGGCCGGTCCAGAAATCCTGAGGAAGGGGCTCCGTGCCAAACGCTGTCGAGCACATGAAGATAGGTATAGCGAATGCGAACCCCAATATCACTTGTGGGAAGTCTGTGACTCGCTTGCCGAAAGGATAGACGGCCAACATGAGGGTCATAACTCCCACGTACAGCCACACCGCCATAGGGAAGGGTGCCAACATTGCCGCGCAGATGATGGCGAGCGCTACGGTGAAGACATGACCTTGGGTAGTGCTAACTGCGTCACGAGCTATCGGCCGGTTGCGACAACGTGCTACCTGCCGATCGAACTCTTGGTCGATGTTGTCGTTCCAGGCGCAAACGGCACCTCTATAAAACACAACCCACAGCGCCAGATAGCCAGCAAGCTTCGCGACTTCAACAGGTTGAGGTGGAACATCAGCGATGCAGGAAGTGAAGGCTATTCCGATGGCGTAGTGCCAGTAGAAGGCATAGCTGTAAGCCTGTCAGCCTTTGGGATCGCAGCACTCATCGATTGTGCTTACTATCCGGCAGCTCGGTCGAGGCGCATGAGCTCTGCATACGGGATCCATGCCGCAGGAGTCACACGAAAGATGCCAGCACTCGGTGCCACGTATCCGGCAGTTCTAGGAGCCTCAGCCGCTGTCTTCGACGCCATGTTGCTCGGTGGTATGGACAGGACGCAATGGACGCGAaggtcgatatatagaagCTCGAGCACGCCACTACATGCTCGCGCCATGACCTAGTGTCCGAGTCCTGAAGATACGCCAATGCAAATACGTAAACGGCCATAGCGCACAATGAATTGGCGACGTACTCCACCCTTGGACCCAATTACGAGCACATGGCGCTCACAATGCTTGCGGCCATTGGTCCACTCGTTACGCTACGCGTTACCTGAGCAAGCTCGACCCGTCCGAGGATGGAGTATGCAAGCATTGGTGATGCTCGGATGCATAGAGCCCAGCGACGGCTCTGTTGAGCTGCATATCCAATGCCTACGGACTTGCTCAAACACTGCCACGTCAGCAAGCTAAGCCGGCAGTGGTTCTGGAGCTGCAACAAGCGGCAATGCCGACGAGTCCCCGGTACATTAGCCAAAGCCTACTTGGACTACTCCCACCACTGCCGTACAGTCTTGGGCATAGTTTTTACAACCCCTGTTCTTCCACCTTTCCTCATTAGGAAGGATGTATCCACTGCTTGGCGTAGCTCACCACCTGGTGTGTCCTCCATTGTTGGCTATTACTGCCTCGTAGCGTTCTCGCATACTCTTGCATATACGTTGTATGTCCTCAGGTGTGAGCTTGGCCCAGTCAATCTTGATAGCAGCTATTACCTCATCTCGTGTTGTAGGAAAATGAGCACCTACCCTATGCTTAAGAAGAGCCCATAGATTCTCAATAGGGTTGAGATCTGGTGAATTGGCTGGCCATTCCATAAGGTGTAGGCCCTTCTCCTTAAATAGACTCACGGTTGCCTTCGCCTTGTGGATTGAGGCGTTGTCTTGCATAACAGTGCAGTCCTGCGAGCCTGTTGACACTCGCTGCTTCTCAATTGCCGTGTGGATAAGAGGGACAATCTGGCTGCGATACACCTCACCGTCGACAGAGCCCTTCTCGAATCTATGGACTTCCATAGGTCCATCTGCAGAGATACAGCCCCATATCATACAGGCTGAGAACTTGCGGAAGCGTGCTGTAAGACAGTGTTCGTGATAAGCCTCATCTGCCCTGCGTGTCACATAGACCTGTCCGAATATTCCACACCTGAATGAAGCTTCATCTGTCCAAAGGACCTGAGCCCACTGTTCCACTGTCCATTTAATATGAGCCCTTGCCCATCGAAGCCGTGCCTCCTTATGTTTCTCAGTCAACAACGGCTTGCGTGTTGCGACATATCGTGAGAAGCCCTCCTTCTCAAACGCAGCTCTTACTGTCCGGACGTCGCTGAAGATGCCCTCTATCGCGGCAATCTGTTCGTATCGCAGGCGGCGGCTGTTAGCATCAGTGGTGGCTCGATGGACAAGTCGCTGACGCTTGGAGGTGTTGATTACAGGTAGTGGGCCTCTCTTCTTCGGTGTGGAAGGTGGCACTCTTTCAAGCCGTGAGATTACTGAAGAGACAGAGCCTTCGTTAGTGTGAAGGGCGTCTGCAATCTGCTGCAGCGGCCAGTGGGCGTGTTTGTGAAGAGACCACATCTCGCCCTTCTCGAATTCGGTAAAGACGCGTCCCTTCGGCATGGTGGCGATAGATAGCGCGTGTGTGAGAGTGTGGATAATGAGATT
This genomic window from Fulvia fulva chromosome 4, complete sequence contains:
- a CDS encoding Prenytransferase ascA — encoded protein: MARACSGVLELLYIDLRVHCVLSIPPSNMASKTAAEAPRTAGYVAPSAGIFRVTPAAWIPYAELMRLDRAAGYYAFYWHYAIGIAFTSCIADVPPQPVEVAKLAGYLALWVVFYRGAVCAWNDNIDQEFDRQVARCRNRPIARDAVSTTQGHVFTVALAIICAAMLAPFPMAVWLYVGVMTLMLAVYPFGKRVTDFPQVILGFAFAIPIFMCSTAFGTEPLPQDFWTGQTLFTPKAYSAMCLYGANTLWTIVFDTVYAHQDIKDDIKAGVKSLAVRLGSHTKLGLGILASVQTVLLAATGLLADLGWAFFMLGCGGAGISLFAMLALVDLEKPASCAWWFGPGSRIVGASVVSGLLGTYLLRWC